From a single Terriglobia bacterium genomic region:
- a CDS encoding tetratricopeptide repeat protein, with product MTDRALQGTTTNNQASAHLRRTTSWISECWVLLSLILLAVFLVYSNTLRFDFVYDDRGQILANVQVHAWRYAPHFFLERVWSFAYPGLQGNYYRPMFLLFLLLNYKIFGPFAAGWHLVSVIAHAGVTYLVYVLARRLTGDQPTALIAALIFGIDPVHIESVAWISGVTDPLLALFLLPAFLCYLNAREGMAHRRSWLVISLALYSLAMLSKETALILPIIIFAYEWLWRRPVGHNWFRSAFARARTAAVRIVPFVLLTFVYLVVRWQVLEGLGHMMVPLSVSTIIYTWPHLMLFYLRHLVWPFGLSVFYNVPYVETPALVPFVLPLAGLVAVGFLVSIAVRRLGRTSPPDGRLAVFCCAWILIPFIPLLDLSVLPVGEIAHDRYLYLPSIGLSILLAMALRRIRIGKLKMFGFPALQIAAVLLLALVLGTATAIEDRYWANDMTLYARGVERTPQNKLARTNLGNAMGEQGRYTQALALYREVLARDPQFWLAIYNTAYTYYRMGKLPEAEEFFKRAIAVNGVDSDEYFYLGLTWLKLGDVDNAEKAVRHALKLQPGGLAYHFAMGMILKLKGDIPGALTEFNEELKNFPGETGAEQQVEAIRTIRGQADKN from the coding sequence ATGACAGATCGTGCGCTCCAGGGAACCACCACGAACAACCAGGCTTCCGCTCATCTTCGGCGGACAACGTCATGGATTTCGGAATGCTGGGTCTTGCTCAGCCTGATTCTACTGGCCGTCTTCCTCGTCTACAGCAACACGCTGCGGTTTGACTTTGTTTACGACGATCGCGGCCAGATTCTGGCCAACGTGCAGGTCCACGCCTGGCGCTACGCTCCTCATTTTTTTCTTGAAAGGGTCTGGAGCTTTGCTTATCCGGGACTTCAGGGCAACTACTACCGCCCCATGTTTCTGCTGTTCCTGCTTCTCAACTACAAGATCTTCGGCCCCTTCGCGGCCGGCTGGCACCTGGTGAGCGTCATCGCGCATGCAGGGGTTACGTACTTGGTCTACGTGCTGGCACGGCGGCTGACGGGCGATCAGCCCACAGCCCTGATTGCCGCCCTGATCTTTGGAATTGATCCGGTGCACATTGAATCGGTGGCCTGGATTTCAGGCGTTACCGATCCGCTGCTTGCTCTGTTCCTGCTGCCGGCATTTCTCTGCTATCTCAACGCGCGAGAAGGGATGGCGCATCGCCGATCCTGGCTGGTGATCTCGCTGGCGCTCTATAGCCTTGCCATGCTGTCCAAGGAAACGGCGTTGATTCTGCCGATTATCATTTTTGCGTATGAATGGCTCTGGCGCCGACCCGTTGGACATAACTGGTTCCGGTCAGCTTTCGCGCGTGCACGGACTGCCGCTGTTCGAATCGTGCCTTTCGTGTTGCTCACGTTTGTGTATCTTGTCGTTCGCTGGCAGGTACTCGAGGGGTTAGGGCACATGATGGTTCCGCTCAGTGTCTCAACCATCATCTATACCTGGCCGCACCTGATGCTGTTTTACTTGCGTCACCTTGTCTGGCCGTTCGGCCTGAGCGTCTTTTACAACGTGCCCTACGTCGAGACGCCTGCTCTCGTGCCTTTTGTCCTGCCACTGGCCGGGCTTGTGGCCGTAGGATTCCTGGTCTCGATTGCGGTACGCAGGCTGGGCAGGACCTCGCCGCCAGACGGCCGCCTGGCAGTCTTCTGCTGCGCGTGGATTCTGATTCCGTTTATTCCCTTGCTGGACCTTTCGGTATTGCCGGTTGGTGAAATCGCGCATGACCGCTATCTTTACCTGCCGTCAATCGGTCTTTCCATTCTGCTGGCCATGGCCCTGCGGCGCATTCGCATTGGAAAGCTGAAGATGTTCGGGTTTCCTGCACTTCAAATCGCTGCCGTACTGCTGCTGGCGCTCGTGCTTGGGACGGCAACGGCCATCGAGGACCGCTACTGGGCGAATGATATGACTCTTTATGCCCGCGGGGTCGAGCGCACCCCGCAAAACAAGCTTGCCAGGACCAATCTGGGCAACGCCATGGGCGAGCAGGGACGCTACACCCAGGCGCTTGCTCTCTACCGGGAAGTGCTGGCACGCGATCCGCAGTTCTGGCTGGCGATTTATAACACCGCGTATACGTATTACCGGATGGGTAAGCTGCCGGAAGCTGAGGAATTTTTCAAGCGGGCAATCGCAGTGAACGGCGTTGACAGCGACGAGTATTTTTACCTGGGGCTTACATGGTTGAAGCTCGGCGATGTTGACAACGCCGAAAAGGCGGTGCGGCATGCACTCAAGCTGCAGCCGGGCGGACTGGCCTACCACTTCGCGATGGGAATGATTCTGAAGCTGAAGGGCGACATTCCCGGCGCGTTGACCGAATTCAACGAGGAGCTGAAGAATTTTCCGGGTGAAACGGGCGCGGAACAGCAGGTCGAGGCGATCAGAACCATCCGGGGCCAAGCTGATAAGAATTAG